From the Rhinoderma darwinii isolate aRhiDar2 chromosome 12, aRhiDar2.hap1, whole genome shotgun sequence genome, one window contains:
- the LOC142664993 gene encoding olfactory receptor 5V1-like — protein MEHINQTTPIRFILLGLSDVPQLRVVYFFAFLMMHAVTLSGNILLIIVVTMTPKLHTPMYFFLSNLSIIDISFSCTIVPKILMNTLSMDKSISFLECAIQMYVHMVLGAAESILLAVMAYDRFVAICRPLRYKSIMNNRFCIYLVVMAWSVGFTNSFILVLPTLTLPFCGSIHVNHFFCEIPPFLLMSCVDTRLNEIRIYIMAAIIVMSSFLLTVMSYVHIVTTILKIHSLKGRYKVFSTCASHLTVVTLYYGTIMFMYIRPHSTYYHTMDKIVSLLYTAVTPMLNPFIYSMRNKDFKGSINNLNKQAKIASSLLVAFYKILGRLWEFLPIHLEKHL, from the exons ATGGAACATATAAACCAAACTACTCCAATCCGCTTCATCCTTCTTGGCTTGTCCGATGTCCCTCAGCTCCGGGTTGTctatttttttgcctttttaatGATGCATGCGGTTACATTATCCGGAAACATTCTGCTGATTATTGTAGTGACGATGACCCCGAAATTACACACTCCCATGTACTTCTTCCTCAGTAACCTCTCGATTATTGACATTAGCTTCTCGTGTACCATAGTTCCAAAAATACTCATGAACACCCTGTCCATGGACAAAAGTATCTCCTTTCTCGAATGCGCCATCCAGATGTACGTCCATATGGTCCTGGGAGCCGCAGAGAGCATCTTACTTGCTGTCATGGCTTACGATAGATTTGTGGCCATCTGTAGACCATTGCGTTATAAATCCATCATGAATAATaggttttgtatttatttagttgtTATGGCGTGGAGTGTTGGCTTTACAAACTCCTTTATACTTGTTCTCCCCACCTTGACCCTTCCATTCTGTGGATCCATCCATGTCAATCATTTCTTCTGTGAGATTCCTCCATTCCTCCTAATGTCTTGCGTAGACACTCGACTTAATGAGATACGTATATATATTATGGCCGCAATCATTGTTATGTCTTCTTTCTTGTTGACTGTGATGTCATATGTCCATATTGTAACCACTATCCTCAAAATCCACTCTTTAAAAGGAAGGTATAAGGTGTTCTCCACGTGTGCCTCCCACCTCACTGTCGTAACCCTCTACTATGGGACCATTATGTTCATGTATATCAGACCACACTCCACATACTATCATACAATGGATAAGATAGTTTCTCTTCTCTACACAGCAGTGACTCCAATGTTGAACCCGTTCATCTATAGTATGAGGAACAAGGACTTTAAAGGCTCCATAAACAATTTGAATAAGCA AGCCAAAATAGCTTCCAGTCTTCTagtggctttctacaagattttggggcgTCTGTGGGAGTTTTTGCCCATTCACTTagaaaagcatttgtga
- the LOC142665050 gene encoding olfactory receptor 2G6-like — translation MQECISLFYKEKWTYRNRLNVMEQSNESTSEGFILLGLSTVPQIQVVFFIIFLIMYLLTLSGNLLLIIVVRINPSLHSPMYFFLTNLSIIDICFSSSIVPVLLRNTLTNDGHISLLGCVTQMYFSLALGATECVILAFMAYDRFAAICRPLQYNSIMNKTLCFYLALGSWSVGFINSFVQVTLTFQLPYCKCLNINHYFCEVPAFIRMSCGDTFLNELSIYITGGLIGMCTFSLTLISYVYIISSIMKISSLQGKQKSFSTCASHLTVVSLYYGTILFMYLRPHSKEYTHFSTKTDNVVSILYTAVTPMLNPFIYSMRNKDVKNTLINTKRKQCL, via the coding sequence GAACCGCCTGAATGTTATGGAACAGTCAAACGAAAGTACTTCGGAAGGGTTCATCTTACTTGGGTTGTCTACTGTTCCTCAAATACAAGTTGTCTTCTTCATCATATTTTTGATAATGTATTTATTAACTTTATCAGGAAATCTTCTGCTGATCATCGTTGTGAGGATAAATCCATCTCTACACAGTCccatgtacttttttctgaccaacctctccatcATTGACATCTGCTTCTCTTCGTCCATCGTTCCCGTACTCTTAAGGAACACCTTAACCAATGACGGACATATTTCTTTATTGGGATGTGTAACACAGATGTACTTCTCTTTAGCTTTGGGCGCAACCGAATGTGTAATACTTGCCTTCATGGCCTATGATAGATTTGCTGCTATTTGTAGACCGCTGCAATACAACTCGATAATGAACAAGACATTGTGTTTCTATTTAGCCTTGGGATCATGGAGTGTCGGCTTCATTAATTCATTTGTGCAGGTGACCCTCACATTCCAACTCCCGTACTGCAAGTGTCTCAACATCAACCACTACTTTTGTGAGGTACCAGCTTTTATACGAATGTCTTGTGGAGATACCTTCCTTAATGagttatctatatatataacaggAGGACTAATCGGCATGTGTACCTTCTCATTGACTTTAATTTCATACGTCTATATTATCTCCAGTATTATGAAAATTAGTTCCTTACAAGGGAAGCAGAAATCCTTCTCCACATGTGCCTCTCACCTCACTGTTGTCTCCCTCTACTATGGAACTATTTTGTTCATGTACCTACGACCACACTCAAAAGAATATACGCATTTCTCGACTAAAACAGACAATGTGGTTTCTATCCTTTATACTGCCGTAACACCGATGTTGAATCCTTTTATATATAGTATGAGAAACAAGGATGTGAAAAATACCCTCATCAATACGAAGAGGAAGCAATGTCTCTAA